One genomic window of Oncorhynchus masou masou isolate Uvic2021 unplaced genomic scaffold, UVic_Omas_1.1 unplaced_scaffold_1520, whole genome shotgun sequence includes the following:
- the LOC135531117 gene encoding voltage-dependent calcium channel gamma-3 subunit-like: MSVGLLFLGGLCVAASEFYRSRHNVILSAGIFFVASGREGGLCVAASEFYRSRHNVILSAGIFFVASGLSNIIGIIVYISANSGDPGQSDSKKSYSYGWSFYFGALSFIMAEMVGVLAVHMFIEKHRKQRAKSRTELIKKSAFGRIPSYRYRFRRRSSIRSSEAPSRDASPIGKGGYSGPGTASDLPMYTLTPREAGSKAVLGGVLNSEREFLQGGTLANTKDYGKDAANRRTTPV, translated from the exons ATGAGTGTAGGTCTGCTGTTCCTGGGAGGGCTGTGTGTGGCCGCCAGCGAGTTCTACAGGAGCCGACACAACGTCATCCTCAGCGCAGGCATCTTCTTCGTTGCCTcag ggagggagggagggctgtgtgTGGCCGCCAGCGAGTTCTACAGGAGCCGACACAACGTCATCCTCAGCGCAGGCATCTTCTTCGTTGCCTcag gtctcagTAACATCATCGGCATCATCGTCTACATCTCGGCTAACTCTGGCGACCCGGGTCAGAGCGACAGCAAGAAGAGTTACTCGTACGGCTGGTCCTTCTACTTCGGGGCGTTGTCCTTCATCATGGCCGAGATGGTGGGCGTTCTGGCCGTCCACATGTTTATAGAGAAACACCGCAAGCAGAGGGCCAAGTCTCGCACCGAACTCATCAAGAAATCAGCGTTCGGCCGCATCCCGTCTTACCGCTACCGCTTCCGCCGTCGCTCCAGCATCAGATCCTCCGAGGCGCCCAGCCGGGATGCTTCTCCCATCGGGAAGGGGGGTTACAGCGGCCCGGGAACAGCCTCCGACCTCCCCATGTACACGCTCACCCCCCGCGAAGCCGGATCTAAGGCCGTCCTGGGGGGAGTGCTCAATTCGGAGAGGGAGTTTCTACAGGGCGGTACTCTGGCCAATACCAAGGACTACGGCAAAGACGCGGCCAATAGGAGAACCACGCCCGTCTGA